Part of the Haemophilus influenzae genome is shown below.
ATCGCTATGCCAAGCGAAAGTTCGTTACAGGCTGTTGCAAAACCTGAAAAAACAGATTTTTATTATTTTGTGGCAGATGGTTCTGGTGGGCATAAATTTACCCGAAATTTGAATGAACATAATAAAGCGGTGCAAGAATATTTACGCTGGTATCGCAGTCAGAAAAATGCCAAATAAGAGTGCGGAAGAAAATATGAAAGGAAAGTTTATTGTCATTGAGGGCTTAGAAGGTGCGGGAAAAAGCTCTGCTCATCAGTCTGTTGTGCGAGTCTTGTATGAACTTGGTATTCAAGATGTCGTATTTACACGAGAACCTGGTGGAACGCCACTGGCTGAGAAATTACGCGATCTCATCAAACATGAAACCGAAGAACCCGTGACAGATAAAGCAGAGTTATTAATGCTTTATGCGGCTCGTATTCAGTTGGTGGATAACGTGATTAAACCTGCTTTAATGCAAGGAAAATGGGTGGTAGGTGATCGCCACGATATGTCATCTCAGGCGTATCAAGGTGGCGGACGTCAATTAGACCCTCATTTTATGCTCACCTTGAAAGAAACCGTATTAGGTGATTTTGAGCCAGATCTCACCATTTATTTGGATATAGATCCGCGCGTCGGTTTAGCTCGAGCTCGTGGACGTGGTGAATTAGATCGTATTGAACAAATGGATTTGGATTTTTTTCACCGTACTCGAGCACGCTATTTAGCGTTAGTAAAAGATAATCCAAAAGCGGTCGTAATTAATGCAGAGCAGAGTATTGAACTTGTTCAAGCTGATATCGAAAGAGCGGTAAAAAATTGGTGGAAATCAAACGAAAAATGACCGCACTTTACCCTTGGCTAATGCCAATTTATCATCAAATTGCTCAAACCTTTGACGAAGGGTTGGGGCATCATGCTGTGCTGATTAAAGCTGATTCTGGTTTAGGCGTGGAAAGCTTATTTAATGCACTTGCACAGAAAATAATGTGTGTAGCTCAAGTCGATAAACCTTGTGGTCAATGCCATTCTTGTCATTTAATGCAAGCCCATAGCCATCCAGATTATCACGAATTAAGCCCTATTGACGGTAAGGATATTGGCGTTGATCAAGTACGCGACATTAATGAAATTGTTGCGCAGCACGCACAACAAAATGGCAATAAAGTAGTGTATGTGCAAGGAGCGGAACGTTTAACGGAAGCCGCTGCCAATGCGTTATTGAAAACATTGGAAGAGCCTCGTTCAAATACTTATTTTTTACTTCAAACAGATAGTTCGTCAAGTTTGTTGGCAACCATTTACAGTCGTTGTCAAGTGTGGAATCTGTCCGTGCCTAATGAACAAATGGCTAGTGATTGGTTGAAATCAGAAAGTGCGGCAGAAAATCAGGAAATTTTGACCGCACTTGCGATGAATCTTGGGCGTCCGCTTTTAGCATTAGAAACGTTACAAGAAGGATTTATTGAACAGCGTAAAAACTTTTTGCGTCAATTTTGGGTGTTCTATCGCCGACGTTCGCCATTGGAATTGCTTCCGTTGTTTGACAAAGAACGCTATGTTCAGCAAGTGGATTGGGTTTTGGCTTTTCTTTCTGATTGTTTAAAGCATAAACTTGAAATTGATAGTCATCGACAAGTGGCTGATCTTGGCCGTGGTATCGAACAATTCAGCGATGAGCAAACTGCCCTTGGTTTATTACAAGCAATCAAAATTATGCAAAAAGTGCGGTCAGATTTGCTGACTATTAATGGCGTGAATGTTGAATTGATGCTATTAGATGGCTTGACGCGATTAGTCACTGACGTATTTGAAACGCAATAAGTTAAAGATATATCGTCTATGGCGTTCAAGCCTTAGGCATAAGGAAAAATAATTATGTACATTGTTGATTCTCACTGTCATTTAGATGCGTTGGATTATGAAAATTTACACAAAAACATCGCAGATGTGGTGGAAAAAGCACGTGCGCGTGATGTGAAACATTTGCTCGCGATTGGTGTAACCTTAAGCCGTTTTGAGCAGGCTTATGACTCTTTACGGGAATTTAATAATGTCTCGCTTGCTTGTGGTGTTCACCCACTTGATTTTGAAGAAGAACCTTATGACGCAGAGCGTTTATTGCGTTTGGCGCAAGATCCGAAAGTGATTGCTATTGGCGAAATTGGCTTAGATTATTATTACAGTGCGGACAATAAAGCGGCGCAACAAGCGGTGTTTGGTAGCCAAATCGATATTGCAAACCAATTAGATAAGCCTGTGATTATTCATACACGTTCTGCGGGTGATGATACCATTGCAATGTTACGCGAACATCATGCTGAAAAGTGCGGTGGCGTTATTCATTGTTTTACGGAAACTATGGAATTTGCGAAAAAAGCGTTGGATTTGGGTTTTTACATTTCTTGTTCTGGCATTGTCACCTTTAAAAATGCCGAAGCGATTCGTGAGGTTATTCGTTATGTACCAATGGAACGCTTATTGGTGGAGACGGATTCGCCTTATCTTGCGCCTGTGCCTTACAGAGGAAAAGAAAACCAACCAGCGTATACGAGAGAAGTATGTGAATACGTGGCAACCTTAAAGGGCGTTTCTGCAGAGGCGTTTGCTCAAATCACTACACAAAATTTCGAGCGTTTATTTAAAATTCGTGTAGAATAAATGTACAGTTCTGACAAGGGAAAAGTATGCGAAAATTTTTTAAATATTTCTTATTTATTGTTGTTTTTTTATTCCACGGTTTTATGTTTTCCGTAGTGAATTATGTATTTCCTCATTACGATGTGACACGTGTTACTGGCGTAGAAGTTAAACGTGTTGATAAAGACGGCCCCATCACAAAATCGAATCCAGCTGATGGCCCAACACGTGATGTGTATTACATCAATACGCAAAATGACGATGGCAAAATTATGGTGTATCGCAATGAAGATACACGTTGGGGGTTCCCGTTCTACTTCAAATTTGGCTCAGCCAATTTACAGGCTGAAGCGCAGGCTTTGGGTAATGACAACAAACTTGTGCAAATTAAATACTATGGTTGGCGTATTACGATCATGGATGAATATCGTAATGCAACCTCAATTAAAGAAATTACTGCTGATGACACACCAAGCAATCCGATTGTTTCGTGGATTTTATATGTATTCTTGCTGGCGACATTATTTTTGTCTATCCAATTTATTCGTGGCTGGTTTGACAGCGATAAGTAATATCCCAAACGGTCGCAAAGTGCGGTCGTTTTCTTTTATATTTTTGAGTAATGATTATGGAATTATTTCATACTATTTTGGCAATTGTGGCTTTAATTTTAAGTAGTGCAGTTGTTTCTTCTGCTGAAATTTCTCTGGCGAGTTCTCGTAAGTTAAAATTACAATCTCTTGCAAATAAAGGCGACGTGCGTGCGCTTCAAGTGCTTAAATTACAAGAGCATCCTGGTCGTTTTATTACGGTGGTTCAAATTTTGTTGAATATGGTGGCGATTTTGGGTGGGGGAATTGGCGAAAGTGCACTAAGTCCTTACATTGCAGATATTTTAAATCGTTCTTTTGAAGGAAGTTGGATTGAGCCAACCGCCTCTACAATCGCTTTTATATTAGTGACTTGTTTGTTTATTTTATTTGCTGATCTTATTCCAAAACGTATTGCTATTACTTATCCTGAAATGGTGGCGTTGAGC
Proteins encoded:
- the tmk gene encoding dTMP kinase → MKGKFIVIEGLEGAGKSSAHQSVVRVLYELGIQDVVFTREPGGTPLAEKLRDLIKHETEEPVTDKAELLMLYAARIQLVDNVIKPALMQGKWVVGDRHDMSSQAYQGGGRQLDPHFMLTLKETVLGDFEPDLTIYLDIDPRVGLARARGRGELDRIEQMDLDFFHRTRARYLALVKDNPKAVVINAEQSIELVQADIERAVKNWWKSNEK
- a CDS encoding DNA polymerase III subunit delta'; the encoded protein is MTALYPWLMPIYHQIAQTFDEGLGHHAVLIKADSGLGVESLFNALAQKIMCVAQVDKPCGQCHSCHLMQAHSHPDYHELSPIDGKDIGVDQVRDINEIVAQHAQQNGNKVVYVQGAERLTEAAANALLKTLEEPRSNTYFLLQTDSSSSLLATIYSRCQVWNLSVPNEQMASDWLKSESAAENQEILTALAMNLGRPLLALETLQEGFIEQRKNFLRQFWVFYRRRSPLELLPLFDKERYVQQVDWVLAFLSDCLKHKLEIDSHRQVADLGRGIEQFSDEQTALGLLQAIKIMQKVRSDLLTINGVNVELMLLDGLTRLVTDVFETQ
- a CDS encoding TatD family hydrolase, whose translation is MYIVDSHCHLDALDYENLHKNIADVVEKARARDVKHLLAIGVTLSRFEQAYDSLREFNNVSLACGVHPLDFEEEPYDAERLLRLAQDPKVIAIGEIGLDYYYSADNKAAQQAVFGSQIDIANQLDKPVIIHTRSAGDDTIAMLREHHAEKCGGVIHCFTETMEFAKKALDLGFYISCSGIVTFKNAEAIREVIRYVPMERLLVETDSPYLAPVPYRGKENQPAYTREVCEYVATLKGVSAEAFAQITTQNFERLFKIRVE
- a CDS encoding DUF1523 family protein, which codes for MRKFFKYFLFIVVFLFHGFMFSVVNYVFPHYDVTRVTGVEVKRVDKDGPITKSNPADGPTRDVYYINTQNDDGKIMVYRNEDTRWGFPFYFKFGSANLQAEAQALGNDNKLVQIKYYGWRITIMDEYRNATSIKEITADDTPSNPIVSWILYVFLLATLFLSIQFIRGWFDSDK